One genomic region from Bactrocera tryoni isolate S06 chromosome 3, CSIRO_BtryS06_freeze2, whole genome shotgun sequence encodes:
- the LOC120772289 gene encoding putative fatty acyl-CoA reductase CG5065 produces the protein MASKPKFSFESEPHVTIDDVDDNDEDRIAASFAGRTLFITGGTGFLGKVLVEKLLRSCGHLKKIYLLIRPKKGKNPQERIKDIFSNVLFDMVKQQRGEAQILSLVEAIEGDVLLPGLGISEENLHKLREEVSIVYHCAATIRFDEPLRKAVFMNTRGTHYMLELAATIKHLDLIAYVSTAYCHLHIKTLYEKPYDPPANPHHVMQACEWLSDDEVSTIEKKVLGDIPNTYAYTKSLAEALVVEKFNELPAVILRPSIVIPIWKEPLPGWTDNINGPTGLLIGAGKGVIRTMYCNSSGYGDFLPVDIAVNGMLVASWRFLTATDHSKVNRVAHMTSSNDIKVSWNEIIECGRWVIENKIPLNGVAWYPGGSMKSNYYLHVVCMVLFHWIPALFVDALLILLRYPPVLCRVQKRISNGFQVFEYYANNIWNFDNTEVVNIRTLMNKKERLTYVIEKIDVNLIDYFTQCVLCARRLILKESDDTIPAARRHMKIMWCVDKLVKGLWIALFGYLLYRYVFAGYFNNIATLAQPLETF, from the exons ATGGCCAGCAAACCGAAATTCAGCTTTGAAAGTGAGCCACACGTAACCATCGACGATGTGGACGACAATGACGAGGACCGGATTGCTGCAAGCTTCGCCGGACGAACACTATTCATAACAGGCGGCACCGGCTTCCTTGGAAAAGTGCTGGTGGAAAAATTACTCAG GTCCTGCGGTCATTTGAAGAAGATCTACTTGTTAATTCGACCAAAGAAGGGTAAAAATCCCCAAGAACGCATCAAGGACATTTTCAGTAATGTG CTATTCGACATGGTTAAGCAGCAACGCGGCGAGGCACAAATTCTTAGCCTTGTGGAAGCCATAGAAGGTGATGTTCTGCTGCCGGGTTTGGGTATTTCAGAAGAAAATTTACACAAACTCCGTGAGGAAGTGTCCATCGTTTACCATTGCGCGGCGACCATACG TTTCGACGAGCCCTTACGCAAAGCGGTTTTCATGAACACACGCGGTACACACTACATGCTGGAGCTGGCGGCTACAATCAAGCATCTAGACCTAATAGCTTACGTCTCCACTGCTTACTGTCATCTGCACATTAAGACACTCTACGAGAAACCCTACGATCCGCCAGCAAATCCTCACCACGTCATGCAAGCTTGCGAGTGGCTCAGCGATGACGAAGTGTCTACAATCGAGAAGAAAGTCTTAGGTGACATACCCAACACTTACGCCTACACCAAATCTCTGGCTGAAGCGCTGGTCGTGGAGAAGTTCAATGAATTGCCCGCCGTGATACTGCGGCCATCCATTGTCATACCGATCTGGAAGGAACCGCTACCCGGTTGGACAGACAATATAAATGGACCGACCGGCTTGCTAATTGGCGCCGGCAAAGGTGTCATACGTACGATGTACTGTAACTCCTCGGGTTATGGCGACTTTTTACCCGTGGACATTGCTGTTAATGGCATGCTGGTGGCTAGTTGGCGTTTTCTAACGGCCACCGATCACAGCAAAGTTAATCGTGTGGCGCATATGACCAGTTCGAATGATATTAAAGTGTCGTGGAATGAGATTATCGAATGTGGTCGTTGGGTAATTGAGAATAAGATACCGCTGAATGGTGTGGCCTGGTATCCGGGTGGTTCCATGAAGTCCAACTATTATTTGCATGTCGTGTGCATGGTTCTATTCCACTGGATACCGGCGTTGTTTGTGGATGCGCTGTTAATACTGTTGCGGTATCCGCCAgt TCTCTGTCGTGTGCAGAAACGCATCAGTAACGGTTTTCAAGTCTTCGAGTACTATGCGAATAATATTTGGAACTTCGATAACACCGAGGTGGTTAACATACGTACGTTGATGAATAAGAAGGAACGGCTCACCTATGTTATAGAGAAGATCGACGTGAATCTGATTGATTATTTTACGCAGTGTGTACTCTGTGCACGCCGTCTTATACTGAAGGAGAGCGACGACACCATACCTGCTGCTAGAAGGCATATGAAGAT catgTGGTGCGTGGATAAGCTCGTTAAAGGTCTATGGATCGCACTGTTCGGATATTTGTTATATCGTTACGTGTTTGCCggttattttaataacattgcGACATTAGCTCAACCGCTGGAGACATTTTAG